The genome window GCTAAAATTTTATAGCGATTCTTGTGGGACTGGGAGGAAGATATTATTTTTTTGTCGGAATGCTGATAGTGGGAAGCCACGGTAACTTTTTCCTTGACTATGGTTTTTTTGCTTTGGACATTCTCCCATCGCTAAATCAAAGATTATATTGACGAGGGATGCCGTACATTTTACTTTCTACGCAAGGAGAAGGTTTTTTGTGCCATTAACTCCCAGTGAAAAATAATCTTGTCAAAAAGTTATCACATTTTGGGCTGAGATGTTAATTAAGTTTTTGGTTGACTTTTGAGTATGGGTAAATGTTGCCCTCGGAAAATTTCTTCACTAGCTTTTCCTAGGCTATCCATCATACCTCCCATTTCACGACTAATGCTTAATCCCAAAAGAATTGGAGGGGTTAGAATACTAATACCTAACTCTAGGACAAAGGGATTATGATTATTTTGATTATCCATATTAATATTTTTGTGCTCACAGGGCTTTAAAATGATTTTACTATAAAAAATACTTTCTTTATTGGTTTTTATCAATTAAATTAAAAGAATTAATTCATTTTGTTCTTTCATTTAGTAAATAGTATTTTAATAAGAATAACTTAATTCATCGAAACAACTATATTGCTAATTATAAAAAATAACAACTTTTGGTAAAAAAATATAAAAAATAAAAGCAAAATAATTTTTATATTACTAAGTATGGTAACCAATTACTAAATTTACATTGTACTAATTAATTTTATGAACTTTGGACAATCGATAGGATTTTTAGTATTTTTAATTTCACTTTATGTACTGTGGAAAATTAAACAATTAATTTTATTAATTTTCATGGCAACAATATTTGCCGTGGCATTGAATCGTTTAGTCAGGATATTTTTAAATTTCAATGTTAGTCGTAAATACGCCACCCTAGTTATCGGACTTATCAGTTTACTTGTTTTTAATATATTAGTAGTGGTTATTTTACCGCCCTTTATTGAACAGTTTCAACTATTGATTAATACTTTACCCAAAGTTTGGGAAGAGATAAACCCTAGTTTAGAAGAGTTTTACTCAAACTATTTAGAGGGTAATTTTGCCGTACCTAGTTTTAATGATGTTATCGGTAATTATTCCAGTCTTAGCAGTAATTTAGTTAATAACTTTTTAGTCGTATTTTCTAATGTTGTCGCCGTAACATTACAAATTGTCTTTGTTTTATTTCTGACTGTTGTTTTTTTACTAAATCCTTCCCGTTATCGTCGTTATTGCCTCAAACTCTTTCCCTCTTTTTATCGCCGTCGTGCCTCAGAAATATTTGATAAAAGTGAAATTGCCATTGTTAGTTGGTTGAGTGGAATTTTAGTTAATTGTCTATTTATTGGCACTTTAAGTGGTGCTGGTTTGTTAATATTTCAAGTAAGATTAGTTTTAGTTCATGCCCTTTTGGCTGGACTTTTGAATTTTATTCCCAATATTGGTCCTACCATTAGCGTTGTTTTTCCTATTATGATCGCACTACTCGATTCCCCGTGGAAAATTGTAGCAATTTTAATTTGGTATTTTATCATTCAAACCATCGAAAGCTATTGGCTAACTCCAAAGGTAATGGCAGATAAGGTTTCTTTACTTCCTGCCATA of Cyanobacterium sp. HL-69 contains these proteins:
- a CDS encoding Permease, producing the protein MNFGQSIGFLVFLISLYVLWKIKQLILLIFMATIFAVALNRLVRIFLNFNVSRKYATLVIGLISLLVFNILVVVILPPFIEQFQLLINTLPKVWEEINPSLEEFYSNYLEGNFAVPSFNDVIGNYSSLSSNLVNNFLVVFSNVVAVTLQIVFVLFLTVVFLLNPSRYRRYCLKLFPSFYRRRASEIFDKSEIAIVSWLSGILVNCLFIGTLSGAGLLIFQVRLVLVHALLAGLLNFIPNIGPTISVVFPIMIALLDSPWKIVAILIWYFIIQTIESYWLTPKVMADKVSLLPAITLFAQIFFAQSFGIIGLLLALPLTVVVKTWAEELLFKDILDKWQGENLPVEVNPEENGEKIA